In Oryza sativa Japonica Group chromosome 11, ASM3414082v1, the following are encoded in one genomic region:
- the LOC4349740 gene encoding probable calcium-binding protein CML36, giving the protein MMKLAHLFGSSSSSSSSSSKKRRKKRRSGAKSCSFGSTTSSSSSSLAASSSDDSAATTPRSVLPASAAASSSGTKKPAAVAVTREDLEVALRRIVSSKEELAAMLAEAECAGELVLEEIAAAAADEGELKETFAVFDADGDGRISAEELRAVLASLGDELCSVDDCRRMIGGVDTDGDGFVCFDEFARMMMYGCA; this is encoded by the coding sequence ATGATGAAGCTTGCACATTTGTtcggctcttcttcttcttcgtcttcgtcttcctccaagaagaggaggaagaagaggaggagcggcgccaAGAGCTGCTCCTTCGGCTCCACcacgtcttcgtcgtcgtcgtcgttggcggcgTCATCATCCGATGattccgccgccaccacgccgaGATCCGTgttgccggcgtcggcggcggcgtcctcctccgGCACCAAaaagccggcggcggtggccgtgacGCGGGAGGACCTGGAGGTGGCCCTGCGGAGGATCGTGTCGAGCAAGGAGGAGCTGGCCGCGATGCTCGCCGAGGCGGAGTGCGCCGGGGAGCTCGTGCTGGAGGAgatcgcggccgcggcggcggacgagggcgAGCTGAAGGAGACGTTCGCGGTGTTCGACGCCGACGGGGACGGGAGGATCTCCGCCGAGGAGCTCCGCGCCGTGCTCGCGTCGCTCGGCGACGAGCTCTGCTCCGTCGACGACTGCCGCCGCATGATCGGCGGCGTGGACACCGACGGCGACGGGTTCGTCTGCTTCGACGAGTTCGCCCGCATGATGATGTATGGCTGCGCGTGA